The Chloroflexota bacterium genomic interval TCCACCATGAAGACCTGGGCAAGACCCTGGACTACAACGGCGCTCCCTGGCTGGCGGGGAAGTCCCAGTGGCGCACCGGTCCCCGCGCCCCGCACCTGGGGGAGCACAACGGCGAGGTCTACGGCAAGGAGTTAGGACTCACGCCGAAGGAGATCGCAACGCTGAAAAAGCAGAACGTAATCTAGCTCGACCTCTCCCTTTGTCCCTCCCCTGTGAAGGGAGGGATAGGCCCCTTCCCTCGCAGGGAAGGGGCACGGGGTTAGGTCAAAGGGAATCTCCCATGCCCTTCGCGATTGAAAACGTCCGCATCGCCGATCTGACCTGGCTCCTGGCCGGAGCGGGCGGCCCCCGCATGCTCGCCAGCCTGGGCGCGGAGGACATCCGCATCGAGTGGAAGGACCGCATAGACACCCTGCGCCTGGGCGGGCCGCCGATCCCCATGGGGGAGGAGCGCGAGAAGTTCCTTCGCGGCGAGCCCTTCACGGCCAAGAGCGAGGGGATCAACCGCGCCGGGAACTTCGGGGAGAACAACCCCGGCAAGCGCGGCATCAGCCTCAACCTGCGCACGGAGCAGGGCAAGGAGATCTTCAAGGAGATCGTCCGCATCAGCGATATCGTGGTGGAGTGCTTCACCGCCAACACCATGGACCGCCTGGGCCTGGGTTACGAGACGCTGCGGAAGATCAACCCCTCCATCATCTACGTCCAGCAGCCGGGCTTCGGCAAGACGGGCCAGTATTCGGAGTTCGTCTCCACGGGGCCCGTCGCCCAGGCCATCAGCGGCCTCACGGAGCAATCGGGCATGCCCATGCCCTATCCGCCCGCCGGATGGGGCTACTCCTACATGGACTGGAGCGGGGCCTATTACTGCGCCATGGCGATGCTGAGCGCCCTCTACTACCGCGCCCGCACCGGCGAGGGGCAGTATATGGACTGCTCCCAGGCGGAGCCGGGCATCTATATGACGGGCACCGCCATCCTGGACTATGCCGCCAACGGGCGGGTGTGGCAGCGGTACGGCAACCGCTCGCCGTATCTGCCCGCCGCGCCGCACGGGGCCTACCGCTGCCAGGGGAAGGACCGGTGGATCGCCATCAGCATCTACAACGACGAGGAGTGGCGCGCGATGCTGAAGGTTCTGGGCGATCCGGCATGGGCCAGAGATGCCAAGTTCGCGAAGTTCGCCACGCGCCTCCTGCACCAGGACGAGCTGGACGGGCTTGTGGAGAGCGAGACGGTGAAGCACGAGCCCTTCGACCTGATGAACCGCCTGCAGGCGGCAGGCGTGGCCGCCGGGGTCTGCCAGACGGCCGCCGACCGCATCCACGACGACCCGCAG includes:
- a CDS encoding CoA transferase, with the protein product MPFAIENVRIADLTWLLAGAGGPRMLASLGAEDIRIEWKDRIDTLRLGGPPIPMGEEREKFLRGEPFTAKSEGINRAGNFGENNPGKRGISLNLRTEQGKEIFKEIVRISDIVVECFTANTMDRLGLGYETLRKINPSIIYVQQPGFGKTGQYSEFVSTGPVAQAISGLTEQSGMPMPYPPAGWGYSYMDWSGAYYCAMAMLSALYYRARTGEGQYMDCSQAEPGIYMTGTAILDYAANGRVWQRYGNRSPYLPAAPHGAYRCQGKDRWIAISIYNDEEWRAMLKVLGDPAWARDAKFAKFATRLLHQDELDGLVESETVKHEPFDLMNRLQAAGVAAGVCQTAADRIHDDPQLKHRGFQKMLPHSEVGEWPYKDFPVHLSESPAYVGGTINRGFPCYGEDNPYVYGTLLGIGQGEQRRLAEQNII